TGAGAATGACCGCGATCGGCGGTGGTGATCTGAATTCGCTAGGTGGAGAGGCGCACGCCGTGCGTCATCGGAAGCTGGCTTCTCGCGCGTTACGCGGTCACCGCCTCTCGGCGACTGCGTAGCATTGCGTTCAGGATTGAGATGTCGTGACGCTATCCGAATCCCCGCCGCAGAATCTTTCGCGGCGATCAACCTGCCCATCCTGCCCGGCGAACTTGTCAAGCTCGAAGGATGAAGCCAGAGCATCGAAAGGGCCGACGAGCTGATCTTCGCGAGCGGACGACGGATGCTGCCGCAAAAGGAACCGTGCCGCCTATGAACATCCTCATTCTTGGACATGGCTATTCTGCCTCTGCCCTGACGCCACGCCTGGTGGATGCTGGATGGCATGTTGTCGGAACAACGCGCGGCGATCCTGAGCGTGTTGTCGCGGCGGGGGCCGAGCCGCTGCTGTGGCCCGGTGACGACGCGCGGCTGCGAACAGAGATCGCCGGCGCCGACGCGATCCTGACCTGCGTGGCGCCCGACAGTCAGCTGGATCTGACCAACGAGGTCGCGCCTATCACCAGGAATCGGCACGAATCCACCGTTGCGGCGAGTTTTGCGCTGGATCCAGTACTGCGTTGTTTTTCGGAGAGCTTGCGTTCCGCACCGGCCAGATGGGTTGGCTATCTTTCCTCGACCAGCGTCTACGGCGATCACGGCGGCGCTTGGGTGGATGAAGCCACACCACCCACCCCTTCGTCGCCGCGCGCGGCGGCTCGGCTCGCGGCAGAGCATGCGTGGTCCGATCTTGCCCGCGACGCGGTATGGCCGCTGATCATCTTCCGCTTGGCGGGTATCTATGGTCCAGGGCGCGGCCCGCTTGCAAAGCTGCGGCGCGGGACGGCGCGGCGGATCGTCAAGTCGGGCCAGGTCTTTTCTCGTGTCCATGTCGAGGATATCGCCGGGGCGATTCTCGCATCCCTCCAACAGGTTTTCGGCGACGTAGGGGCTACGGTGGATACCGGCCAAAATGGCCGAAGCGTTTCGATCTACAATCTCTGCGACGACGCCCCCGCAGCGCCGGAGGAAACCCTCGAGGCCGCCGCTCGGCTGCTTGGGGTTGAGCCTCCGCCGAAGGAAGCCTTTGAAACTGCCGATCTGAGCCCTATGGCGCGCAGTTTTTATGGTGACTCCAAACGGGTCAGCAACGCACGGTCTAGGCAGGAGCTCGGCTATTGCTATGAATATCCGGATCTGAAAAGCGGGCTTGCCGCGATCCTTCGCGACGAGATGCCCACAACTCGCTGACGCATCGGGCTGGAGATTCGATCTCATCCGGTAGTAAGACCTGTCGAAATCGCGTCGCCCTGCGGCCTCGTGTTGTCGCGCTCCATCGGCTTGATCTGCCCAGGATCTGATTGCTGACAGACGACGCCGTCGTAAGATATCCGTCCAACTGCGTTGGGGCCGAACTGCGTAGGGTTGCAGGTTACATCGCAAGCGCATCGACCTCATCCAGCGTCGCCATCGCACCGCCACTGAGCACGAAGGAGACGCCGCGATCGCCCATCTGAATTTCCTGCACCGCGCTATAGCTAGGTACGTCACTGCGAGCGATGACCTCGCCGCCGCGCATGCTCTCCAGCGAAAAGCGATACAGGCCCTGCGGAAGGCGGTCGCCGCCAGCGTCTCTGCCGAACCATTCGACTGTGCCCGCGCCGGTACCGATATCCTCTCGGCTGATCTCACGCCCATATTGGTCCGTTGCGACGAGAATAACCTCGTCCGCCGCAGGATCTGGCTGAATCTCCATGGTAAGAGGCTGCTCGCCGAAATACACCTCACCCGTGGTCCGCACCTTTTTTCCGATCCAGTCAGAATAGCCTGAAAGAGCGCCTGCACCGCTTTGCCCGGCGATCTTTTCAAGGAGGTCGTTTGTCTTCACCTGCTGTTCGACCCCGGAGAATGTGGCAAGCTGAACAGCGAAATCCGCGCCCTCCATCGGGTTCATAGGGTCCTGGTTCTTGATCTGCGCGGTCAGCATTTTCAGAAAAGTCTCGAAATCACCACCCGCGAAGCTTGCCTTGCTTGGGGGGCTCGCCGTCGGGGGCGGGGCGACGGCAGGTGCGGCTGTCGGATTGGTGGTCACCATCTTCAGTTTCCTTTCTTGTGCGTTCAAAGACGCAATTCCAGGCGCCGCCCCGGCGAAGGCGTGCTTGGCCTGGCGGCGTCCGTTGGCATCGGGAGGGCGGTTTCCGCTAATATTCTCGCTTCGTCGGGGGCGCCGCGACGCGCTGTTTGAGCATGCTGTTGATGTCCTTGGTAGTGCCCCACCGGTTGGTGTAGGAGGCCGCGCGCGGAGCCCCTGGCGTAGCGCAGCGCGCGGCCGGGTGTGACGCTGGCGGCCATCGTCGATCTTCGGGCAGGTTCGGGTTGCGAGACCTTGAACCAAGAACGGAGATGACGATGACCGACGACAGAATGACGCTGATCGAGCTGGTTGAGAAGCAGGCTGACGGCGACCTCGTCCGCGAGATGCTGGCCTTCGCGGCCGAGCGGATCATGGAAGCGGAGGTAGAAGAGCGAACCGGCGCCGCGAAGGGCGCACGTTCGCCCCTGCGGGAGGTTCAGCGGAACGGCTACCGGGACCGGGACTGGGACACCCGTGCCGGGCGGATCGCGCTGGAGATCCCGAAACTGAGAAAAGGGAGCTACCTGCCCAGCTTCCTGGAGCCGCGCCGCACAGCCGAGAAGGCGCTCGTGGCGGTGATTCAGGAGGCCTACGTCCAAGGTGTTTCCACGCGCTCCGTGGACGATCTGGTGAAGGCCATGGGCGCGGGCGGCATGTCGAAGAGCCAGGTCAGTCGCCTCTGCGTCGAAATCGACGAGCGGGTGAACGCCTTCCTCTCTCGCCCGCTGGAAGGAGCCTGGCCGTATCTCTGGCTCGACGCGACCTACGTGAAGGTGCGTGAGGGCGGACGGATCGTCAGCCGCGCTGTGATAATCGCCGTCGCGGTCAACGAGGACGGCAAGCGCGAGGTTCTCGGCGTCGCCACCGGTCCTTCCGAAGCAGAAACGTTCTGGACCGACTTCCTGCGCTCTCTCGCAGACCGTGGCCTGCGCGGTGTGAAGCTGGTCGTAGCCGATGACCACAAGGGGCTGCGGGCTGCTGCGCGGCGAGTGTTCGATGCAACGCACCAGCGCTGTCGCGTTCACTGGATGCGCAACGCGCTCGCCCATGCTCCGACCAAGCAGCGCACGGCTGTGGCAGCCATGCTGAAGACGATCTTCGCCCAGGAAAACAAGGCGGATGCCGAAGCCCAATGGGAGGTCGTCGCGGACGCACTGCGCGAGAAGCAGGCGAGGCTCGGCACCCTCATGGACGTCTCGCGCGACGACGTGCTCGCCTACATGGATTTTCCCCGCGAGCACTGGGCTCAGATCGCGTCGACAAATCCACTGGAGCGGGTGAACCGGGAGATCAAGCGCAGGTCTGACGTCATCGGCATCTTCCCGAACGACGAGGCAATCATCCGGCTCGTCGGCGCGCTGATGCTTGAAACCAATGACGAATGGACGGTTGCGCGGAGATATATGTCTCTTGAAAGCCTCGCGCGCGTCACCGACAATCCCGACATCAGGCTGTCCGCCGTGGCGACCTGATCAGCTTTGGACCTCTCCGAAGGTCGGCGCTCTTACACCATCCCCCGGGGCACTACCATGTCCTTCACGAAAGCCGATCAGAGCATCGCCGATGCCCGCTTGAGCAAGTTCAGTCGACAGCATCTCGGCGTTGCGGCGTAGCATTGCCAGCGTCTCTGGTCGGTCCGCCGCGACCGTGACAGACAGGCCGCTTTCTGTCTGGGAGAATGCAAAATGCACCCTTCCCAATTCTTCTGGCGCGAGCAACAGTTCCGTTTCTCCGGTCCGGAACGGCGAGAGAGAGATCATTTCGGCAATTTGACGCGTCACCGGCGGTGGCGGCGTGGAGACCGTCGAAGCTGCCGCCGATGGTGACGTCGGCTGGCGAGGCGGGGAATCATGCCCCACCACCGCCGCCAGCAGATCCTCATCGACCTGATGCTGCAGGTCCGGCCGGCTGCGTCCGGTGATCCAGGGAGCAGTGCTTGCTTCGCTCTGCTTGGCAGAATTGATTGAGCTCACGGTCGGATTGGATGCAGTTTTCTGTGACACAAGACCCGACGCCAGATACGCGCCACTCTTTTCCGAGTCAGAGACGATGAAGCGCTCATTTTCACCAGCAATCGCAGTCTTGAATTGTGACGACGAGCCAGTTGACGACGTATGATAATTCGAAAGCCTCTCGACATCTGACGCGCCGACGGGCTCCAGGGCACTGTCGTTCGGCCCCCGAAGCTGAGCTGAACGCGACGTCTGCGCGGTGCCATAGGTCGTCCTAACCGTCTCGGGTTGATCATCCATGACCAAGACGGATCGCAAATCTGCAGTTTGATTTTTGGTGTGAATTGAATCGCTCAGGTTCCTCTGCTGGAACAGCGAAAATTTATCGGGGGACTGGTGAACTGTTGCATTCGATGCTGATCGCCAAGCGCCGTCCGCCGTCTCTATCTTGGACCGCGCGTACAGAGCTGCATCTGAAAAAACGGGGCTGGCTGCGGTTTCGTCTTCTAGGACAGTGGCCTTCGTGATTTGCTGCGGCGGAAAGCCCATCTCGACCCCGGAGTTGCGCATCGCTTCGGTGCTGGCTAGACCCGGATTGCTGTCAATTGCGATAGCCGATTGAGACAAGATTGGCTGACGAACGTCGACGCTGAGCGGCACGCGCCTTTCGTTCATTGCTGCAGTACCGGCAACACTCCGATCAGCATGCAAGCGTTGCCCAGCGGGATCTTGCGCTGCCATTCGCTCGGATACTCTGCCGCTGAGGAGGGCGGCGGGCGTAGCCAATTTCTCTCTCGGGTATTCCGAGGAGGCATCGGAGACCTGACGCTCTTCCGAGAAAGCGCCGAAGCCGCTGTCTTTTTGCCACAGTAGCGTAACCGATATTGGCTTGATTCTTGTGGCGCCCGAACCAATGTCGTTCTGCATCGGCGGCTGATCAGCCGACGCGCGAACAGACGTTTCTTCCGGTCCTTTTTCACTCTCTTCAGAATGAGCTCCTTTTTCCGGATCTTCCATGTGGCCAGCGGCCACGCGCGGGATTAACCACGGCTGCTCGTCTTCAAAATCCGTAGGTTCCAACCCAGAGGGTCCCTCAGGCGGGGCATCGCTAGCCTCGTTCCCAGCCTCTTCTAGCCCGGCGGGATAAGCCCCATCCACAGGCGCGACCGTCGCGGCAACTGGGAAGGTTGATGCAGGGTCGCCAATACTCCATCGGTCGGACATTTCGGCGAAGATAATGCCCTGCCCCAGCCCCATTACGCCAGCCTTCCGCAAGGGTTGCAAAAGGGCAATCGTCGTAGAGGGGGTGATTCGTATCTCCATGAATCTTTACTAGACGATTTCAGTTACCGAATATTTACCGCCGCCAGCTTATCTAAAGAAGATCTCGATTCGGAGTAAGTAATGATAGTCGAAAAAAACACCGCATTTTATGCAAGACTTGATCGGTCAGCGCAGAAGCTGGATCAACTGCTTCTGGAAAACTTGCTTCAATGTGTCCGGTCCGATTCAGGCAAATCAGAATTTTCTGGCGGCATTGGTGAACAGCAATTTCAGTCCTATCTGAATCGCGAATATGCCAAAATGCTCGCCGTGCGCTTCAATCCTGGTCAGGAACCAGCCAAAAATGACTGACGCTGAAGCGGTGATCGAGGAGGCGACCAAGGCGCTGATCTCCGGCGATCACAAAAGGGCGTTTGATTCCCTCTCTGGGCTGGAAAAGTTGGTAAATGCGCGACCAGAAATGCTTGATGAGCATCTCAGCGACGCTCTCGCGCATGTGGCACAGCTGGTTCGAGCTGCGATGAGTGGGATGAATGACGCCCGCCAGTTGATTGGTCGGGCACAAAGCGATGCGGACCATGTTTGCACTTATGATAAAAAAGGAAACTCAGCAAAGCTAAGGGTTGTGAAAGGGGCTATAGGAAGATTTTGAATTAAATAAACGGCGAAGAGCTCTGGAAAAATGGATGAGATTAGGGAAAGAATAATTTTGAGCTGGTAGAAACGGCTTCGTGCGGAAAAGCACAGGGCTTCGCCCGCGGTCAGAATGGCCCCCTACGAAACGGCAGATGCCATTCTTATTGGAGGACGATATGTCCAGTATTCTCACGAATAACGGCGCGATGGTCGCGCTGCAGACCCTCAAGGGGATCAATGCTAGCCTGGCAAAAACCCAGGACCAGATCTCAACCGGCAAAACCATCAATTCGTCAAAGGATAACGCGGCGATCTGGGCCATCTCGAAGACAATGGAATCGGATGTTGCTTCGTTCAAAACCATCGACCAGACGCTCGCCCTCGGAGAATCGACCGTGGCCGTTGCCCGAGCCGCTACCGAGTCGATCACCGACCTTCTGAACAAGATCAAGACGAAGGTGATCTCTGCTCAGGAGGCAGGGACCTCGGCCGAAGACCGCAAGAAAATCCAGGAAGACATCAACGCGCTGAAGCAATCCATCGCTTCGGCAGTAAACTCTGCGCAATTCAGTGGCAAAAACCTGATTAACGGCACCACGACCAGTCCGATGAAGGTGATGTCGTCGCTGGATCGCAGCCTGGACGGGTCGGTGTCTGTTGGCACCATCGACGTGCAGACATTCGATCTTCGTATGAGTGATGCGGCGCCGGGAGGTGCGGTCACCGGTCTCAGCGCGACTGCAACGGCGACCGATGGCGGGGGCGCTGTCAACATCGGCTCGGCTCTGGGCTTCCAGGGCGGGTCGGGTGCGATCGCGGCCAACGATCCTTTGGCTGACCCAAGCAATGGCACCTCGCTTCTTGCAGGCGACGTCATTGAAATCACGGTCGATAGCGACAGCTTCAGCTATACCGTTCAGGAAGGTGACACTGCCGCTGAGATCCTTACCGGCCTGAACGCCGCCAAGACGACGGCAGGTGTCGGCGGCACGCTGACGCAGAGCGCTGGCCAGTTGAGCTTTGACGCCGGAACCGGTTCGGGCGACATGGCGGTGTCGCTGTCCTCCTCGCGAACTCCCGCTGGCGGAGGGACCGGAGGTCTCGCCGATCTTGAAACACTCGACGTAACCGTGGACGGGGGTGCAGAAGCGGCCCTGGATTCGATCGAAGGTCTGATTCAGGTCGCCGTGGATGCAACCGCAACCTTCGGTTCAGCCCAAGGCCGCTTCGAGACGCAACGCGATTTCATCGGCAAGTTGACCGACTCGATGCGTTCGGGCATCGGCGCTCTGGTCGACGCCAATATGGAAGAGGCCTCGGCGCGCTTGCAGGCATTGCAGGTTCAGCAGCAGTTGGCAACGCAGTCGCTTTCCATCGCGAACCAAGCGCCGCAGGCTCTGCTGTCGCTGTTCCGTTAAGATAGAATGGGGCGCTTTCGGGCGCCCCTCTCGTTTGCCCGCACGCAACGGGCATCTGTCTGGAAAGGCTAGACAGAATTTTTTAGAGAGATCCTGAATGAATGCACTCGAAACGCGCGGCTACTCCTCAGCTCTCACGCAGGTCGAAACGGATCGCGAAGCTGAAGCGCGGCTGCTGTCGCGCCTGAACGCGGATCTTGCGCGAAGCGCGTCGGACGTCGCGCGCAATTACCCCGCCTTTACGCGTGCGCTGCATGCGAACGAACGATTCTGGGTCCAGTTGGCGACCGATCTGGCACATGATGACAATCGGCTGCCGGGTGAAATGCGCGCGGCGCTGATCTCATTGGCTGGGTTTGTGATCGCGCACAGCGCCAAGGTCCGAAGCGGCGCGGCCTCGGCACAGGCGTTGACGGACCTGAACCTCGCCATCATTAGGGGACTGTCCGGACAGGAGCGCATAGGATGAGCGGGCTGGTTCTGAAACTCGCGCCGAATGAACGGTTGCTGATCAACGGCGCAGTTATCGAAAACGGCGCCCGTCGTACCCGGCTTTCGATCAAGACCGCTGAGGTGAATATTCTTCGGCTGCGCGACGCCATTCATCCGGATGAGGCGCGCACACCCGTTTCCCGCGCCTGTTATGAGGCACAGCTGGTGCTCTCGGGTGATCGCGACGCAGATCAGGGGCGGCAGCTTCTTCTGCAGCATCTCGAACAGATTTCCCAGGTTTTCGAAGATCGCGACAGCCGCAAGCTGCTGGCCGACGCAACTGAGAGCGTTCTGAGCCAGAAATTCTATCCGGCACTGAAGGCGCTGCGCGACCTTCTCCCGCGCGAGGCGCGGCTGATCGGGGCGGGTAGATGAGCTATCAGGTCCAGATCGGCTCTGGCGGGCTCTCGGGGTGGGCTCTGCTGAACCGAACTGCTGACCGGCAGCGCGGGCTGGTGGCGTCGGACGTGGCGGTCCGCTCGGCCAGTGATCATTTCAGGGAAAATGTATCGAAGATCCGCTCTGCCGATGAGCTTCTCTCCGACTACCGGATGCTGAATGTGACGCTGCGCGCTTTTGGGCTCGAAGGGGACATGGGCGGCAAGGCCTTTCTGCGGCAAGTCTTGAACAGCGATCTGAGTGATGAGAAAAGCATCGCCAATCGACTTTCAGACCAAAGTTACCGCCGCCTTGCCGAGGCCTTCGGCTTTCAATCTGCGGCGGCTGCGCAGTCAAAACCTCTCAGCGCCGCACCGAATTTCGCTGAGCGCATCATTTCCCAATATGTCGAGCGCGAATACCAACGGCGCGTGGGTGAAGGCGACCAGAATCTGCGCCTCGCGCTCAACGCGCGGCGAGAGCTGGCTACGCTGGCCCAAAGAAATGTCAGCGATGTCACCAAGTGGTACGAGATCATGGGCAACATCCCGCTACGCAAAGTGTTCGATGGTGCCTTCGGCTTTGGCGACAGCTATGCGAAACTTCCGATCGACCGCCAGCTTGCAGAGTATCAGGAGGCAGCGGATAGGATGTTCGGCACCGCCTCGCCCTCGCTGTTCAAGGATGGCGAACAGGTCGAAACGCTGATCCGCCGCTTCATCGTGCGAAGCACAGCGGCCGCCGGTGCCACGTCAAACCGCTTCTACACCGCACTGACATTGCTCTCTAACGCTGTCGCCCCCCTTGCTCGGTGAGATGGAAATCTCGCTGACTGAGCCCCAGCCGGTTGCCGGCGGTTTAGATGCCTCTCGCGCTCGCTTCAGCGGTGCGGGAGCCGATGAAGAAGGTCTGTGC
This genomic window from Paracoccus sediminicola contains:
- a CDS encoding flagellin encodes the protein MSSILTNNGAMVALQTLKGINASLAKTQDQISTGKTINSSKDNAAIWAISKTMESDVASFKTIDQTLALGESTVAVARAATESITDLLNKIKTKVISAQEAGTSAEDRKKIQEDINALKQSIASAVNSAQFSGKNLINGTTTSPMKVMSSLDRSLDGSVSVGTIDVQTFDLRMSDAAPGGAVTGLSATATATDGGGAVNIGSALGFQGGSGAIAANDPLADPSNGTSLLAGDVIEITVDSDSFSYTVQEGDTAAEILTGLNAAKTTAGVGGTLTQSAGQLSFDAGTGSGDMAVSLSSSRTPAGGGTGGLADLETLDVTVDGGAEAALDSIEGLIQVAVDATATFGSAQGRFETQRDFIGKLTDSMRSGIGALVDANMEEASARLQALQVQQQLATQSLSIANQAPQALLSLFR
- a CDS encoding flagellar hook-length control protein FliK — encoded protein: MEIRITPSTTIALLQPLRKAGVMGLGQGIIFAEMSDRWSIGDPASTFPVAATVAPVDGAYPAGLEEAGNEASDAPPEGPSGLEPTDFEDEQPWLIPRVAAGHMEDPEKGAHSEESEKGPEETSVRASADQPPMQNDIGSGATRIKPISVTLLWQKDSGFGAFSEERQVSDASSEYPREKLATPAALLSGRVSERMAAQDPAGQRLHADRSVAGTAAMNERRVPLSVDVRQPILSQSAIAIDSNPGLASTEAMRNSGVEMGFPPQQITKATVLEDETAASPVFSDAALYARSKIETADGAWRSASNATVHQSPDKFSLFQQRNLSDSIHTKNQTADLRSVLVMDDQPETVRTTYGTAQTSRSAQLRGPNDSALEPVGASDVERLSNYHTSSTGSSSQFKTAIAGENERFIVSDSEKSGAYLASGLVSQKTASNPTVSSINSAKQSEASTAPWITGRSRPDLQHQVDEDLLAAVVGHDSPPRQPTSPSAAASTVSTPPPPVTRQIAEMISLSPFRTGETELLLAPEELGRVHFAFSQTESGLSVTVAADRPETLAMLRRNAEMLSTELAQAGIGDALIGFREGHGSAPGDGVRAPTFGEVQS
- a CDS encoding DUF1217 domain-containing protein, yielding MASDVAVRSASDHFRENVSKIRSADELLSDYRMLNVTLRAFGLEGDMGGKAFLRQVLNSDLSDEKSIANRLSDQSYRRLAEAFGFQSAAAAQSKPLSAAPNFAERIISQYVEREYQRRVGEGDQNLRLALNARRELATLAQRNVSDVTKWYEIMGNIPLRKVFDGAFGFGDSYAKLPIDRQLAEYQEAADRMFGTASPSLFKDGEQVETLIRRFIVRSTAAAGATSNRFYTALTLLSNAVAPLAR
- the flaF gene encoding flagellar biosynthesis regulator FlaF, translated to MNALETRGYSSALTQVETDREAEARLLSRLNADLARSASDVARNYPAFTRALHANERFWVQLATDLAHDDNRLPGEMRAALISLAGFVIAHSAKVRSGAASAQALTDLNLAIIRGLSGQERIG
- the flbT gene encoding flagellar biosynthesis repressor FlbT, which gives rise to MSGLVLKLAPNERLLINGAVIENGARRTRLSIKTAEVNILRLRDAIHPDEARTPVSRACYEAQLVLSGDRDADQGRQLLLQHLEQISQVFEDRDSRKLLADATESVLSQKFYPALKALRDLLPREARLIGAGR
- a CDS encoding IS256 family transposase: MTDDRMTLIELVEKQADGDLVREMLAFAAERIMEAEVEERTGAAKGARSPLREVQRNGYRDRDWDTRAGRIALEIPKLRKGSYLPSFLEPRRTAEKALVAVIQEAYVQGVSTRSVDDLVKAMGAGGMSKSQVSRLCVEIDERVNAFLSRPLEGAWPYLWLDATYVKVREGGRIVSRAVIIAVAVNEDGKREVLGVATGPSEAETFWTDFLRSLADRGLRGVKLVVADDHKGLRAAARRVFDATHQRCRVHWMRNALAHAPTKQRTAVAAMLKTIFAQENKADAEAQWEVVADALREKQARLGTLMDVSRDDVLAYMDFPREHWAQIASTNPLERVNREIKRRSDVIGIFPNDEAIIRLVGALMLETNDEWTVARRYMSLESLARVTDNPDIRLSAVAT
- a CDS encoding flagellar hook capping FlgD N-terminal domain-containing protein encodes the protein MVTTNPTAAPAVAPPPTASPPSKASFAGGDFETFLKMLTAQIKNQDPMNPMEGADFAVQLATFSGVEQQVKTNDLLEKIAGQSGAGALSGYSDWIGKKVRTTGEVYFGEQPLTMEIQPDPAADEVILVATDQYGREISREDIGTGAGTVEWFGRDAGGDRLPQGLYRFSLESMRGGEVIARSDVPSYSAVQEIQMGDRGVSFVLSGGAMATLDEVDALAM
- a CDS encoding SDR family oxidoreductase gives rise to the protein MNILILGHGYSASALTPRLVDAGWHVVGTTRGDPERVVAAGAEPLLWPGDDARLRTEIAGADAILTCVAPDSQLDLTNEVAPITRNRHESTVAASFALDPVLRCFSESLRSAPARWVGYLSSTSVYGDHGGAWVDEATPPTPSSPRAAARLAAEHAWSDLARDAVWPLIIFRLAGIYGPGRGPLAKLRRGTARRIVKSGQVFSRVHVEDIAGAILASLQQVFGDVGATVDTGQNGRSVSIYNLCDDAPAAPEETLEAAARLLGVEPPPKEAFETADLSPMARSFYGDSKRVSNARSRQELGYCYEYPDLKSGLAAILRDEMPTTR